Below is a window of Arthrobacter sp. ERGS1:01 DNA.
TTGACGGATTCGGGCGACAGGGCCATCAACGAGGCCGCCCTCATTTCGCAATTGGTCACCTATATCCAGTAGTAGCGCGTCCATTTGGAGATCGGTGAATAGTGCGACCCGGCTTCCATGGCCCAGTTTCAGGACGCGCATACTTCTGTCTACATCATTGCGGGATCGGGCAAGCTCCGTCGGATCAGCGGAGTCCGCACTGCGACCAATCCCGATGACGGCGCCGCCGGCTCTGTTCGGTGTCCGGTCGAGGAAATCTTTCGAAACCCGCTGTGCCATCTGTAGTAGGTTTGTGGCGCCCTGTCGTGTCATCGCAGGCATGATCGCGTAGCACACGTCGCCGACGAGCGCGGCTACAGCTCCCGGAGCAGCTACCGAAAGATGAAATGCAAATGCTTGAGCGGTCCGTTCCAGGAACTGTTGGCGTGTTTGATCAGATGACGACTCATCGGCCGTATCGCCAGGCAGGGACAGGCCAAGCACCGCTACTGTCCGTTGTGCGAGGCGCAGCCGCTCAATGGCCCCTAATGCGGCCGGTCCGGACGCCAAAGCGGATGCGATGAGATCTGCCCGAACCTGACGATCAACATCCGAGCTCACCCTGTCACGCAACAGTTGAAGTGCAACGACCTTCGCGGCATCAACGAGAATCTGTTCTTTTTCGGGACTCAATGGATTCCGAACAGCGACCCAGATGGAACCGAGTACTTGATTTCCGGCTCGTATCGCAATCGCAACTCGGGGGAGCCCGGCTGCTCCCAAAATTTGGGGGGTGTCGAAGAACACTGGTTTCTCACTGGAGTACAGACGCTTGAAAACGCCGGCCCGTTCCTGGGCTTGTCTGTTGTGTTGGGGGACTGCACGTCCCAGAATCGCCTCGATTCGTGCTTGGTCGGCTTCATCCTGGCGGCCAGAGAATGCCAGGACCTGGGAGGTGCGGTCTTCGATAGTAATTGGCGCGTCGAGGAGTGCCCCGATGGCGTTGGCCAGAGCGAATGTGTCCTCCGCCTGCAGCCCGGCCACGCGTTCCTCCGTGCCGGCGCTGGAGGCCAGCAGGGATCGCAGAAGAACAACGAGTTGGGTCCACGTCGCTCCAGCTGAAAGACCGAGCAGGACGACGCCACTTCGTTCAATGGTGGCGCGCAACTCAGCCGGAAGGTTAAGCGGCGAACGAAGCACCAAGGCGGGGATCTGGCTCGCGACGGCGCGATCGATCAATCCCGGCAGATGTTCTACGTCAGCACCGGTGCACAGAAGCACGGCGCCGGGTTGCAGCTCCGCCTGTTCGCGCGGTTCGTCGATGGCAACGTCAGTGACCAGGGCAGCCTGATCGATGTTGCCGGCAACCACCTCCAACAGTGTGCCTGCCAGATTGCTCACGACTCTTTCAAGTCGGATTCCGTGACTAATCATCATCGACCATTCGCTCGCTCCCTGCTTCCAATTATCAACACTACCTGCACCGACTTCGTACTTCCGCACTTGATTATCGTAGCAATTGGTGTTTTGTGACGGTGTTTTCAGCAGGCTTCTCCACCAGACTGGATCCATGAGCGGCATTCAGAATCGCAGACGATTTTCCCTAGCCGACTCTTTGTCGTTGGCGCCTTGCGGTCGTCGCCGCTCGGCAAACCAAGCCATTTCTCCAGGAGGCTCGTATGTCCACGAAACCGTCCCCTTGATCATCCAGTCGATCGCACGGGACAGCGCCCTCGCGGTCTGCATGGCATGAACGCCTTGCGGAATTGGGTTTCACCTTCCCGCGCCAGAGATTGTCGGCCAGCATGAGGCCATTGCCTTCTTCGTACCACCGCAATCCCTATCCAAGGGAGTGGAGTTGCCGTCAACATCCAGCTTGTCGAATGGTTCGGGAAGCATGGTCCACTCCATCCCACGCATGAAAGTTCCCCGGTATGACCACAGAACCCCTTGCCCACTTCCGCGCTCTCACTGACCCAATGCTCCAAGACATTCGTATCCTCATTGAAACGGAGTCGCCGTCCGCTGATCTGAACGCCGTCGCCCATAGCGCAGACAAAGTGTTGTCCCTCGGTGAACGTGTCCTGGGTGTTAAAGGGGAACGAATTGTCATAGATGGCTGCACACACCTTAGATGGAGGCTGGGTGAGGGGGAGCGCCGGGTCCTGATCCTCGGACATCACGACACCGTCTGGCCACACGGAACGTTGGCAAGGCACCCCTACGCCCAGGAGGGGGGCGTTCTCCTTGGCCCAGGAAACTTCGACATGAAAGTTGGAGTTGTCATGTCCTTCTATGCCGTGGCATCCCTGGATCCGGGATCCTCAGTGACGATCCTGGTAACCGGCGACGAAGAAATTGGTTCACATACTTCGAGGGAGCTGATTGAGTCCGCCGCGGCCGAATGCGCCGCCGTCTTTGTACTTGAGGCTTCGGCCGATGGTGGCGCCCTCAAAGTCGCTCGCAAGGGAATGTCTGATTATCGCGTGAGCGTCTCGGGTAGGGCTGCCCACGCCGGGCTCGAACCGGAGAAAGGAATCAACGCGGCCGTCGAGATGTCCCATCAGGTACTGCGAATTGCGGCTCTGGCTTCGGAAGTAACAGGGACGAGCGTAGTCCCCACAGTGCTCTCGGCGGGGACCACGACGAACACCGTACCTGCAACCGCAGACATAACGGTGGACGTCCGGGCATGGACTCAGGAAGAGCAAGACAGAGTGGACATCGAAATGCGGTCCTTGACCCCCGTCTTGCCCGGGGCAATTCTTAGTGTCGCCGGCGGGTTAAACCGCCCCCCAATGGAAGCCACCATGTCGTCCTCGCTATTCGAGAGTGCCCGCGCTATCGCTCAAAACCTTGGATTTGGAGAGCTCGGGGGGGCGAAAGTGGGAGGCGGCTCGGACGGTAACTTTACCGCCGGACTCGGAATCCCCACTCTCGACGGGCTCGGCGCAGTGGGTGGCGGAGCCCATGCAGACGACGAGCACTCAGTTGTAGATGAAATTCCACGGAGAACTGCCCTCGTGGCAGGCCTGATCGAGCACACTCTTTTGCCGGTCAAAGACGCCAACGTTGAGCCAAAAACTCGTGTGATTGGACGGTGATTGACTGCTCATGATCACCAAAGATCGACATATGTCGCAAATCATTTGCGACCCTTCAAATCATTCCAGGGGCCTCACATCCCCAGTCTGAGTAACTGCTGGGGAGAGACCACCTCAGTTTCCGGTTCAGCCTTCTCCCACTGTGAGAACAACAATTCTAAGGAGCACCAATGACCGTAACAATTCCTCCAGATCTGCTGACCACACCGGAATGGCAGGAAAGACTTGACTCGCTCGCCAAGAAGCACGCCGTCCCAGGGGTGCAGGTCGGGTTGATTGCTCTCGATTCAGCGGGCGATGTCGATTTGCGTGTTTTGACGACAGGAGTGACAAGTCTCGTCACTGGTGTGGAGGTCACGCCCGAAACGATCTTCCAATACGGATCAATCACGAAGATCTGGACCACGACTCTGATCATGCAGTTGGTTGACGAGGGGAAACTCACTCTCGATACCCTCGTGGTTGATGTCCTTCCTGACTTCAAAATTGCCACCTCTGAATATTCAGATCTGATTACCGTACGTCACTTGTTGACACACACAAGCGGAATTGACGGTGACCTCTTCACTGACACAGGGTATGGGGATGACTGCATTGAGAAGTACGTTGCGTCTTTGTCCACGGCCAGCAGCATTACCCCGCCCGGAGGACAACTGAGTTACTGCAACTCCGGGTTTACGGTTGCCGGAAGGATCATTGAAGTTCTCCGGGGGAAAGCCTGGGATGATGTGCTGGTTGATCATCTCTATGCACCGCTGGGACTCAGCCACGTCATCACTAGGACCAAGGATGCCCCGCTATTCCGTGCTGCGGTCGGTCATCTGGCAAATACTGATCCGACATCCGAGGAACGAGTTGTACCGACCAAGCAATGGGTTTTGGTTAGGGCCCAGGGACCGGCAGGAGTAATTACGGGCACAGTTGAGGATCTGCTCATTTTTGCATCGGCTCATATGCGCGACGGGCTCGGACTGAACGGAAACCGGATCCTGTCCGAAGAGTCAGCTCGACTAATGCGGACACCGCAGTTCGACCTTTCGACCGTCTCTTCTGTCGATCAGGCATGGGGATTGGGGTGGGTCTTGTCGGACTGGGGGCAGGCGACTTCGGTTCGCCATAGCGGGGCTACTATCGGACAGATTGCTAGTCTTCACACATTTCCAGAAGCAAATGTTGCTGTGTGTATTCTGACA
It encodes the following:
- a CDS encoding PucR family transcriptional regulator produces the protein MDPVWWRSLLKTPSQNTNCYDNQVRKYEVGAGSVDNWKQGASEWSMMISHGIRLERVVSNLAGTLLEVVAGNIDQAALVTDVAIDEPREQAELQPGAVLLCTGADVEHLPGLIDRAVASQIPALVLRSPLNLPAELRATIERSGVVLLGLSAGATWTQLVVLLRSLLASSAGTEERVAGLQAEDTFALANAIGALLDAPITIEDRTSQVLAFSGRQDEADQARIEAILGRAVPQHNRQAQERAGVFKRLYSSEKPVFFDTPQILGAAGLPRVAIAIRAGNQVLGSIWVAVRNPLSPEKEQILVDAAKVVALQLLRDRVSSDVDRQVRADLIASALASGPAALGAIERLRLAQRTVAVLGLSLPGDTADESSSDQTRQQFLERTAQAFAFHLSVAAPGAVAALVGDVCYAIMPAMTRQGATNLLQMAQRVSKDFLDRTPNRAGGAVIGIGRSADSADPTELARSRNDVDRSMRVLKLGHGSRVALFTDLQMDALLLDIGDQLRNEGGLVDGPVARIRQYDSEHGTSLEEALELWLDSFGNALSASAALDLHRNTFRYRLRRAAQIAQINLNDPDERFAAMLEFRLSRRLRDVG
- a CDS encoding M20 family metallopeptidase — encoded protein: MLQDIRILIETESPSADLNAVAHSADKVLSLGERVLGVKGERIVIDGCTHLRWRLGEGERRVLILGHHDTVWPHGTLARHPYAQEGGVLLGPGNFDMKVGVVMSFYAVASLDPGSSVTILVTGDEEIGSHTSRELIESAAAECAAVFVLEASADGGALKVARKGMSDYRVSVSGRAAHAGLEPEKGINAAVEMSHQVLRIAALASEVTGTSVVPTVLSAGTTTNTVPATADITVDVRAWTQEEQDRVDIEMRSLTPVLPGAILSVAGGLNRPPMEATMSSSLFESARAIAQNLGFGELGGAKVGGGSDGNFTAGLGIPTLDGLGAVGGGAHADDEHSVVDEIPRRTALVAGLIEHTLLPVKDANVEPKTRVIGR
- a CDS encoding serine hydrolase domain-containing protein; translated protein: MTVTIPPDLLTTPEWQERLDSLAKKHAVPGVQVGLIALDSAGDVDLRVLTTGVTSLVTGVEVTPETIFQYGSITKIWTTTLIMQLVDEGKLTLDTLVVDVLPDFKIATSEYSDLITVRHLLTHTSGIDGDLFTDTGYGDDCIEKYVASLSTASSITPPGGQLSYCNSGFTVAGRIIEVLRGKAWDDVLVDHLYAPLGLSHVITRTKDAPLFRAAVGHLANTDPTSEERVVPTKQWVLVRAQGPAGVITGTVEDLLIFASAHMRDGLGLNGNRILSEESARLMRTPQFDLSTVSSVDQAWGLGWVLSDWGQATSVRHSGATIGQIASLHTFPEANVAVCILTNSRGGSLLAKELETAIGAELGLAYPQPLDEGAGDEFDGSGLLGTYETTTTRFELTRREDGQLLMAASSKVDISGEPDQPPLQVRMLSNSRFMFDPEGSATEFAHLLIDGVEFLYGGRLYEKVSD